In the genome of Triticum urartu cultivar G1812 chromosome 5, Tu2.1, whole genome shotgun sequence, one region contains:
- the LOC125509338 gene encoding copper transporter 5.1, with protein MMHMTFYWGTSATILFDGWRTSAWTGYLLSLLALFLAAAFYQYLEAFRIRVKLLAGAKADPLPPPAGSDARAPLLAPGSAAFLGGRWPARVATAALFGVNAGIGYLLMLAVMSFNGGVFIAVVLGLAAGYLAFRSGDVGGDDLVVVDNPCACA; from the coding sequence ATGATGCACATGACCTTCTACTGGGGCACGTCCGCGACGATCCTGTTCGACGGCTGGCGCACGTCCGCGTGGACGGGCTACCTCCTCTCCCTCCTGGCGCTCTTCCTCGCCGCCGCCTTCTACCAGTACCTCGAGGCCTTCCGGATCCGCGTCAAGCTCCTCGCCGGCGCCAAGGCGGACCCCCTGCCCCCGCCCGCCGGCTCCGACGCGCGGGCCCCGCTGCTCGCGCCGGGCTCCGCCGCCTTCTTGGGCGGGCGCTGGCCGGCGCGGGTGGCCACGGCGGCGCTCTTCGGGGTCAACGCGGGCATAGGGTACCTCCTCATGCTCGCCGTCATGTCGTTCAACGGCGGGGTGTTCATCGCCGTGGTGCTCGGGCTCGCGGCCGGGTACCTGGCGTTCCGCAGCGGCGACGTGGGCGGGGACGACCTCGTCGTGGTCGACAACCCCTGCGCCTGCGCGTAG